In Flavivirga abyssicola, the following are encoded in one genomic region:
- the panD gene encoding aspartate 1-decarboxylase — MQIQVVKSKIHRVKCTGAELNYIGSITIDEDLMEAANIIQGEKVQIVNNDNGERLETYCIPGPRKSGEITLNGAAARKVSVGDTLILITYAFMDIEEAKGFKPSLVFPNEATNLLK, encoded by the coding sequence ATGCAAATTCAAGTAGTAAAATCTAAGATTCATAGAGTTAAATGCACAGGTGCAGAACTCAATTATATAGGTAGTATTACCATAGATGAAGATCTAATGGAAGCTGCCAACATTATACAAGGCGAAAAAGTTCAAATTGTTAATAATGACAATGGTGAACGTTTAGAAACGTATTGTATTCCAGGACCACGTAAAAGTGGTGAGATTACACTTAACGGTGCGGCCGCTAGAAAAGTTTCGGTTGGCGATACATTAATCTTAATTACTTATGCCTTTATGGATATTGAAGAGGCTAAGGGTTTTAAGCCGTCTTTAGTCTTTCCAAATGAAGCAACTAACCTATTAAAATAA
- a CDS encoding alpha/beta hydrolase: MKKAVVFLLLLFVSLNLRAQVKYETIQSSKLGEDRELKIQLPRGYKTNTDKAYPLFIVLDGDYLFEAVVGNVDYYSYWEDMPESIVVGINQIDKRFDDCMYSEQNSLPIDTGAAFYEFIGLELIPYIEKKYRTTNFKVAVGHGETANFINYFILKPQPLFQGYITVSPELAPNMIDYLPERLSKLESKLFYYLANTKNDPGSIKEMTEALNKDLSAIENDNLFYSFNSFETPSHYSAPLHALPNAIENIFKVFQPISKKEYKETILELETSPVEYLVEKYETINDVLGIEKKILINDFKAISAAIEKTEQFEYYEALGKMARDEYPDTLLGGYYLARFYEEMGEPKKAMRTYQTAYTLKEIAGISKDLLIEKIDLIKEDFGY, encoded by the coding sequence ATGAAAAAAGCAGTTGTTTTCCTTTTATTACTTTTTGTTTCTTTAAACCTAAGAGCGCAAGTTAAATACGAAACCATTCAATCTTCTAAACTTGGAGAAGATCGCGAATTAAAAATTCAATTACCTAGAGGCTATAAAACAAACACTGATAAAGCCTATCCGTTATTTATAGTGCTAGATGGCGATTATTTATTTGAAGCTGTTGTTGGAAATGTAGACTATTACTCCTATTGGGAAGATATGCCAGAATCTATTGTTGTTGGAATTAACCAGATTGATAAACGATTTGACGATTGTATGTATTCCGAGCAAAATTCTTTACCAATTGATACAGGAGCTGCTTTCTATGAGTTTATAGGGTTGGAGCTTATCCCGTATATAGAAAAAAAATATAGAACAACTAACTTTAAAGTTGCTGTTGGTCATGGAGAAACAGCTAATTTTATTAACTATTTTATATTAAAGCCACAGCCATTATTTCAAGGCTATATAACAGTTAGTCCAGAATTAGCACCCAATATGATAGACTATCTTCCAGAACGTTTAAGTAAACTAGAGTCTAAATTATTCTATTATTTAGCAAATACTAAAAATGATCCTGGTTCTATAAAGGAAATGACAGAAGCCTTGAATAAAGACCTTTCTGCTATAGAAAATGACAATTTATTTTATAGTTTTAATAGTTTTGAAACCCCCTCTCATTACTCAGCACCTTTACATGCATTGCCAAATGCTATTGAAAATATTTTTAAAGTGTTTCAGCCTATTAGTAAAAAGGAATATAAAGAGACCATACTTGAATTAGAAACATCTCCCGTAGAATATTTGGTTGAAAAATATGAAACAATTAATGACGTATTAGGGATAGAAAAGAAAATTCTAATTAATGATTTTAAAGCTATTTCGGCGGCTATTGAAAAAACAGAACAGTTTGAGTATTATGAAGCACTGGGCAAAATGGCTAGGGATGAATATCCAGACACGCTCTTAGGAGGCTATTATTTAGCTCGTTTTTATGAAGAAATGGGAGAACCAAAAAAAGCGATGCGTACCTATCAAACAGCTTATACTTTAAAAGAAATTGCAGGCATTTCAAAAGACTTATTGATTGAAAAAATAGATTTAATTAAAGAAGATTTTGGTTATTAA
- the radA gene encoding DNA repair protein RadA, producing the protein MAIVKTTFFCQNCGTQYAKWQGQCNACKEWNTIVEEVIQKPEKNDWKTPTTTVKKASVPLRIKDIDVSKEPRLDTYDGEFNRVLGGGIVPGSLTLLGGEPGIGKSTLLLQISLKLPYKTLYVSGEESQKQIKMRAERVNPNNNNCYILTETKTQNIFKQIAALQPDIVIIDSIQTLHSDYIESSSGSISQIKECTTELIKFAKETATPVLLIGHITKDGHIAGPKILEHMVDTVLQFEGDRNHVFRILRAHKNRFGSTNELGIYEMQGSGLREVTNPSEILISKKDEELSGNAIAATLEGMRPLMIEVQALVSTAVYGTPQRSATGFNAKRLNMLLAVLEKRAGFRLGAKDVFLNITGGITVDDPAIDLAVVAAILSSNEDTALQKDFCFAAEVGLSGEIRPVQRIEQRILEAEKLGFSSIFVSKYNKISLKNTVIKIQLISKIEDLVDILI; encoded by the coding sequence ATGGCAATAGTGAAGACGACTTTTTTTTGTCAAAACTGTGGTACTCAATATGCAAAATGGCAGGGGCAGTGTAATGCTTGCAAAGAATGGAATACTATTGTTGAAGAAGTTATTCAAAAGCCAGAAAAAAACGATTGGAAAACCCCAACCACTACAGTAAAAAAAGCATCCGTTCCTTTACGAATTAAAGATATAGATGTTTCTAAAGAACCACGACTTGACACCTATGATGGTGAGTTTAATCGTGTGCTGGGAGGTGGTATAGTGCCAGGGTCTCTAACTTTACTTGGAGGAGAGCCTGGAATTGGTAAGAGTACACTATTACTTCAAATCTCATTAAAACTGCCTTATAAAACCTTATATGTTTCTGGAGAAGAAAGTCAGAAACAAATAAAAATGAGAGCGGAACGTGTTAACCCAAATAACAACAACTGTTATATACTAACAGAAACAAAAACACAAAACATATTCAAACAAATCGCTGCGCTTCAGCCAGATATTGTTATAATTGACTCTATACAAACTTTACATAGTGATTATATTGAGTCTTCTTCGGGAAGTATTTCACAGATAAAGGAATGTACCACAGAACTTATAAAATTTGCAAAGGAAACAGCTACGCCGGTTTTATTGATTGGTCATATTACTAAAGATGGACATATAGCCGGACCTAAAATTTTGGAACACATGGTGGATACTGTGCTACAGTTTGAAGGAGACCGTAACCACGTATTTAGAATTTTAAGAGCCCATAAAAATCGTTTTGGTTCTACTAATGAATTGGGTATTTATGAAATGCAAGGTTCCGGACTTCGAGAAGTTACTAATCCATCAGAAATTTTAATTTCTAAAAAAGATGAGGAATTATCTGGAAACGCTATAGCAGCTACTTTGGAAGGCATGCGTCCGCTAATGATAGAAGTGCAAGCTTTAGTAAGTACAGCAGTTTATGGAACACCACAGCGTAGTGCAACTGGTTTTAATGCCAAACGTCTTAATATGTTATTGGCTGTTTTGGAAAAGCGCGCAGGATTCCGATTAGGAGCAAAAGATGTGTTTTTAAATATAACAGGAGGTATAACTGTCGATGACCCTGCTATTGACTTGGCTGTTGTAGCTGCTATACTATCTTCTAACGAGGATACAGCATTGCAAAAGGATTTTTGTTTTGCTGCTGAAGTTGGTTTATCTGGAGAAATTCGGCCCGTACAACGTATTGAACAACGTATTTTAGAAGCTGAAAAATTAGGATTCTCCTCTATTTTTGTATCAAAATACAATAAAATTTCCCTGAAAAATACAGTAATTAAAATTCAACTTATCTCTAAAATTGAAGATTTAGTTGATATTCTTATTTGA
- the panC gene encoding pantoate--beta-alanine ligase produces the protein MEFYSEKQQITAAIDAFKTKQLTIGLVPTMGALHEGHLQLVKKALDNNDKVVVSIFVNPTQFDNKEDLEKYPRTLKSDMDLLETVSKDSIIVYAPTVDDIYEGNMVSQKFDFDGLEFEMEGKFRNGHFDGVGTIVKRFFDIVKPHNAYFGEKDFQQLQIIKKLVDKCHIPVNVVGCEIYREASGLAMSSRNTRLKTEYKEAAPFIYKTLTIAKEHFGTNSANKVLKWVENQFAAHNLLELEYFIIADVETLKPVKRKSNKKLYRAFIAVYADDIRLIDNIALN, from the coding sequence GTGGAATTTTACTCAGAAAAACAACAAATTACGGCTGCTATTGATGCTTTTAAAACAAAACAGCTAACCATTGGATTAGTTCCTACTATGGGTGCTTTACACGAAGGCCATTTACAATTAGTTAAAAAAGCACTGGATAATAATGATAAAGTGGTTGTTAGTATTTTTGTTAATCCCACACAATTCGATAATAAAGAAGATTTAGAAAAATATCCAAGAACGCTTAAAAGCGATATGGATTTGCTAGAAACTGTTAGTAAAGATAGTATCATAGTTTATGCACCTACAGTTGATGACATTTATGAAGGCAATATGGTGTCTCAAAAGTTTGATTTTGATGGATTGGAATTTGAAATGGAAGGTAAATTTCGTAATGGACATTTTGATGGTGTTGGTACTATTGTAAAACGTTTTTTCGATATAGTTAAACCACATAACGCATACTTTGGAGAGAAAGATTTTCAACAACTACAGATTATAAAAAAATTGGTAGATAAATGTCATATTCCAGTTAATGTAGTTGGATGTGAAATTTATCGAGAAGCCAGTGGTTTAGCAATGAGTTCTAGAAATACACGATTAAAAACAGAGTATAAAGAAGCTGCTCCTTTTATCTATAAAACTTTAACAATTGCCAAAGAACATTTTGGCACAAATAGTGCTAATAAAGTATTGAAATGGGTTGAGAATCAGTTTGCAGCGCATAATTTATTAGAATTAGAATATTTTATTATTGCAGATGTTGAAACTTTAAAACCAGTAAAGCGAAAATCAAACAAAAAATTGTATAGAGCGTTTATAGCAGTATATGCAGATGATATTAGACTTATTGATAATATCGCACTAAATTAA
- a CDS encoding glycogen/starch synthase yields MKDKRILYVSSEVVPYLPETEISSMSFEAPRLVNQQGGQIRIFMPRYGNINERRHQLHEVIRLSGINLVINDLDMPLIIKVASIPKERIQVYFIDNDEYFKRKATLTDEDGKLFSDNDERAIFFAKGVIETVKKLNWSPDVIHVHGWLASLLPLYLKEFYKDEPLFNESKIVTSIYNQSFNNTLNKDMLNKIKFDNINEDAVSVLEEPTYNNLMKVAVDYSDALIEGSESIPEDLKSYLEASNKPVLEYKNKDEFGEAYTTFLNTSVLS; encoded by the coding sequence ATGAAAGATAAGAGGATATTATACGTATCATCTGAAGTAGTTCCTTATTTACCAGAAACCGAAATCTCTTCTATGTCCTTTGAGGCACCTAGATTAGTGAATCAACAAGGCGGTCAAATAAGGATATTCATGCCTCGATACGGAAACATAAATGAACGCAGGCACCAATTACATGAAGTTATAAGGCTATCTGGTATTAACTTGGTGATAAATGATTTAGACATGCCTCTTATTATTAAAGTAGCGTCTATACCTAAAGAGCGTATCCAGGTTTATTTTATCGATAATGATGAATACTTTAAAAGGAAAGCGACATTAACAGATGAAGATGGTAAACTATTTTCAGATAACGACGAACGTGCTATTTTCTTTGCTAAAGGTGTTATTGAGACCGTTAAGAAATTAAATTGGTCTCCAGATGTTATCCATGTACATGGTTGGTTGGCATCATTATTGCCGTTATATTTAAAAGAATTCTATAAAGACGAACCTTTATTCAATGAAAGCAAAATTGTTACTTCGATTTACAATCAAAGTTTTAACAATACATTAAATAAAGATATGCTTAATAAGATTAAATTTGACAATATTAATGAAGATGCCGTTAGTGTACTAGAAGAACCAACATATAATAACTTGATGAAAGTTGCTGTTGATTATTCCGATGCACTAATTGAGGGATCGGAAAGTATTCCTGAAGATTTAAAATCATATTTAGAAGCATCTAATAAACCTGTATTAGAATACAAAAACAAAGATGAATTTGGTGAAGCTTACACAACATTTTTAAATACCAGCGTTTTAAGTTAA
- a CDS encoding LamG domain-containing protein: MKTKLLFSLFMVFCVYNYSIAQDSDGDGIDDSVDIDDDNDGIIDTYECSASIQFNNASLLTATDLSDVKAGEKVVYSNALYFQNQYYDIVLTIITINGSYTVDCNNELRVSTFDSSSDDYVTYSFDLVEAGSATPGNPIGTPTVLYDIILESRDIDTRYYRDFTEIAGFNPSTVTSTVTASLSATTNLEQAGFINNPDPANYTLYRLDPTIVAPNTDWTYEPDDGGTNGDDPDFYLYMEFDMFSHVDLLYGVTGTHTNTGVRLTNFGVSSKCDFDDDLLLDTVDIDSDNDGIPDNVEAQPTIGYIPPSNVSSSITDVNNNGLDDVYESAMGGTDLNQLEDTDGDGLKDYLDSDTDNDGTPDIQENGQANTLNSIDIDNDGLDDNFDSVTGFLDINDEVTIGDVADLTTSFGDVDSDATLGGDLDYRDLFDINPPPIASIDFDGIDDYLSRTSFIDGLDDVTIMAWVKSDSGNATNMTIAGEDIGCKLWLQNGNMPSFTTKTAGNAQETISCSAINFDEWHHLAATYTSSTGLMQLFVDGTLLSSTNVASTGAAIENTEDSNGNFEVGRFSSDVTNKEYFKGDIDEVRVFDVVLTSEQLKKMVYQEIENNSGNTIGSIVGKNIEDTSTSNIVSWTNLIAYYPMTNIKKGTTSDYSSYDKELYINYITTIQDQTAPMPYITSNNGNWTTQSTWQHGDVWDIENTANNKDWSIIKIASNVSACHSIKTAGLIIDSGNTFTVHSENFVENSWYLELNGTLDLEDDCQLIQTENSDLVTSATGKILRRQEGTSNAYRYNYWSSPVGTIGVTSLTDNNGSTNNTNNTAFNLNMLKDESGVNFSFTTAYDEAGKISTYWLYTFKNGLTYWNWAAFSPSTPLEAGVGYTQKGTGNAGLEQQYIFEGKPNNGTILVNVTDVGGAGSVTSVSKTEYLLGNPYPSAIDIHKFIDDNAGVIDGTLQLWQQWAGNSHRLDQYKGGYAQVNKLGSVRAYQFVGIEGAHNGSQDGTITPSRYLPVGQGFITEIVADGTVEFNNSQRIFIKESDADGTYNNGSSFLKSNTKSKKDSSTAKNSEVDNNSHVMKKIRLEFNSTSGPETRRELLLGFSETTTDGFDYGYDTESDESTNNDFNLSLEGKNMNMQAYSAITPDKVVPLNFKSSGDNSFEIRITETENLEDDQEVYLRDNLTGDYFELTTKEVYSFSSEQGKFNNRFEIVFQNEAKTLSAEEATFTENYVYYHNKTNTLFAKKLTSGVKKMALISMRGQTVLEIENVPTESLENGFKFNNISTGAYIVCLRTETNEVLTKKIVFN, translated from the coding sequence ATGAAAACAAAACTACTTTTTAGCCTATTTATGGTTTTTTGTGTGTATAATTATTCTATTGCACAAGATTCTGATGGAGATGGTATAGATGATTCAGTTGATATAGATGATGATAATGATGGGATTATTGATACTTACGAATGTTCTGCATCTATTCAATTTAACAATGCGTCATTACTAACAGCTACAGATTTAAGTGATGTAAAAGCTGGCGAAAAAGTAGTGTACTCTAATGCATTGTATTTTCAAAATCAATATTATGATATTGTTCTTACGATCATTACCATTAATGGTTCATATACTGTAGATTGTAATAATGAGCTAAGGGTAAGTACTTTTGATTCTAGTAGTGATGATTATGTAACCTATTCTTTTGATTTGGTTGAGGCAGGAAGTGCAACACCGGGAAACCCTATTGGTACCCCAACAGTTCTGTATGATATCATTTTAGAGTCGCGAGATATTGATACCAGATATTATAGAGATTTTACAGAAATAGCAGGGTTTAATCCCTCAACGGTAACATCAACAGTAACAGCATCTTTAAGCGCTACAACTAATTTGGAGCAAGCAGGATTTATTAATAATCCAGACCCTGCGAATTATACGTTGTACAGGTTAGACCCTACAATTGTTGCCCCGAATACAGATTGGACTTATGAACCAGATGATGGAGGTACGAATGGTGACGATCCAGATTTTTACTTATATATGGAGTTTGATATGTTTTCCCATGTTGATTTATTATATGGAGTAACAGGAACACATACCAATACAGGTGTTAGATTAACGAATTTTGGAGTAAGTTCTAAATGTGATTTTGATGATGATCTTCTTTTAGATACTGTAGATATTGATAGTGATAATGACGGTATTCCAGATAATGTAGAAGCACAACCTACAATTGGTTATATCCCACCAAGTAATGTAAGTAGTAGTATTACAGATGTTAATAATAATGGGTTGGATGATGTTTATGAGTCTGCTATGGGAGGTACCGATTTAAATCAATTGGAAGATACAGATGGCGACGGATTAAAAGATTATTTAGATAGTGATACAGATAATGATGGCACACCGGATATTCAAGAAAATGGCCAAGCAAATACACTTAACAGCATCGATATTGATAATGATGGACTAGATGATAATTTTGATTCGGTAACTGGTTTTCTGGACATTAATGATGAAGTAACCATCGGAGATGTTGCAGATCTTACAACTTCTTTTGGCGATGTTGATAGCGATGCCACTTTAGGTGGAGATTTAGATTACAGAGATTTATTTGATATTAACCCACCGCCAATTGCTTCTATAGATTTTGATGGAATAGATGATTATTTATCCAGAACATCATTTATAGACGGGTTAGATGATGTAACAATAATGGCTTGGGTAAAATCTGATTCTGGGAATGCTACTAATATGACTATTGCGGGAGAAGATATAGGTTGTAAACTATGGTTACAAAACGGAAATATGCCATCATTTACTACTAAAACTGCTGGAAACGCACAAGAGACTATAAGTTGCAGTGCTATTAATTTTGATGAATGGCATCATTTAGCTGCTACTTATACTAGTTCTACAGGATTGATGCAACTATTTGTTGATGGAACATTATTAAGTTCTACAAATGTTGCAAGTACAGGAGCTGCTATTGAGAATACTGAAGACTCTAACGGAAACTTTGAAGTTGGTAGATTTTCAAGTGATGTTACTAATAAAGAATATTTTAAAGGAGATATTGATGAGGTTAGAGTATTTGATGTTGTGTTAACATCAGAACAATTAAAAAAGATGGTGTATCAGGAAATTGAAAATAATTCTGGAAATACCATAGGTTCTATTGTCGGAAAAAACATTGAAGATACATCGACAAGTAATATCGTTTCTTGGACAAATTTGATAGCCTATTATCCGATGACAAATATCAAAAAAGGGACCACCTCAGATTATTCAAGTTATGATAAAGAATTATATATAAATTATATTACAACCATTCAAGATCAAACAGCTCCAATGCCTTATATTACCTCAAATAATGGTAATTGGACTACACAGTCCACATGGCAGCATGGTGATGTTTGGGATATTGAAAATACAGCTAATAATAAAGATTGGAGTATTATAAAAATAGCAAGCAATGTATCAGCATGTCACTCAATTAAAACTGCAGGTTTAATAATTGATTCTGGTAATACTTTTACAGTTCACAGTGAGAATTTTGTTGAAAACTCATGGTATTTAGAATTGAATGGAACCTTAGATTTGGAGGATGATTGTCAATTAATACAAACCGAAAATAGTGATTTGGTAACTTCTGCAACTGGCAAAATTTTAAGACGCCAAGAAGGAACTTCAAATGCTTATAGGTATAACTATTGGTCATCGCCAGTGGGAACAATAGGTGTTACAAGTTTAACAGATAATAATGGGTCAACCAATAATACTAATAATACAGCTTTCAATTTAAATATGCTAAAAGATGAGTCTGGAGTTAATTTTTCTTTTACAACAGCCTATGACGAAGCTGGAAAAATTAGCACCTACTGGTTATATACCTTCAAAAATGGTTTAACATATTGGAATTGGGCTGCCTTTTCCCCAAGCACCCCGTTAGAAGCGGGTGTGGGATACACTCAAAAAGGAACGGGAAATGCAGGTTTAGAGCAACAATATATATTTGAGGGAAAACCAAATAACGGCACTATACTAGTAAATGTAACCGATGTTGGAGGAGCAGGATCAGTGACATCCGTGTCAAAAACAGAATACTTATTAGGAAACCCGTACCCTTCAGCTATAGATATTCATAAATTCATAGATGATAATGCAGGTGTTATAGACGGTACCTTACAATTATGGCAACAATGGGCTGGTAATTCACATCGTTTAGATCAGTATAAAGGCGGTTACGCCCAGGTAAATAAATTGGGATCTGTTAGAGCTTATCAGTTTGTTGGAATAGAAGGAGCTCACAATGGCTCACAGGATGGTACTATAACACCATCAAGATACCTTCCGGTAGGTCAGGGTTTCATTACAGAAATAGTTGCAGATGGTACTGTAGAATTTAATAACAGTCAGCGTATATTCATAAAAGAATCCGATGCAGATGGCACCTATAATAATGGGTCTTCATTTCTTAAATCAAATACAAAATCCAAAAAAGATAGCAGCACAGCAAAAAATAGTGAAGTAGACAATAATAGTCATGTGATGAAAAAAATTCGACTAGAATTTAATTCAACATCGGGACCAGAAACAAGAAGAGAGTTGCTTTTAGGTTTTAGTGAAACGACCACAGATGGATTCGATTATGGATACGATACAGAAAGTGATGAATCTACCAATAATGATTTTAATTTAAGTTTAGAAGGCAAGAATATGAATATGCAAGCATATAGTGCCATTACTCCTGATAAAGTAGTACCGTTAAATTTTAAATCATCAGGAGATAATTCATTTGAAATAAGAATAACAGAAACAGAAAATTTAGAAGACGATCAAGAGGTCTATTTAAGGGATAATTTAACAGGAGATTATTTTGAGCTAACAACAAAGGAAGTGTACAGTTTTAGCTCAGAACAAGGGAAGTTTAATAATAGGTTTGAAATTGTTTTCCAAAATGAAGCAAAGACCTTGAGTGCAGAAGAAGCTACATTTACAGAGAATTATGTTTATTATCATAATAAAACGAACACCTTATTTGCTAAAAAGTTAACGAGTGGGGTTAAAAAAATGGCTTTGATTAGTATGAGGGGTCAAACAGTTTTAGAAATTGAAAATGTACCAACAGAAAGTTTAGAAAATGGATTTAAGTTTAACAATATATCAACAGGTGCTTATATCGTTTGTTTAAGAACAGAAACGAATGAAGTGCTTACCAAAAAGATAGTTTTTAATTAG
- a CDS encoding lysylphosphatidylglycerol synthase transmembrane domain-containing protein produces MLKITLPLLLGVFLVWYSLSKVSVEELLVYAKNANYTWIILGMFLGLLSHLSRAYRWRFQLEPMGYNIRLGNSIMAVFATYLINYTIPRAGEVARASILTNYEDVPFEKGFGTIVAERIADMIVMLGIIAVTLFLQFEFIYGFLIEKFNPTKIIIALTIGVLLVFFFLRYIKRSHSKIALKIRGFVNGLIEGALSIFKMKKKWAFIFHTLFIWAMYVLMFYVTSFSIEELHGISMGAILIGFISASFSIAATNGGIGSYPLAIYAAFSIFGISEEPSIAFGWIMWASQTLMIIVFGGISLIYLPIYNRIKSK; encoded by the coding sequence ATGCTAAAAATTACGCTCCCATTATTACTGGGAGTTTTTTTAGTCTGGTATTCATTATCAAAAGTGTCTGTTGAAGAATTACTAGTTTATGCCAAAAATGCAAATTATACATGGATTATTCTAGGTATGTTTTTAGGACTTTTAAGTCATTTATCCCGTGCTTATCGTTGGCGTTTTCAATTGGAACCCATGGGTTACAATATTAGATTAGGTAACAGTATTATGGCTGTATTTGCTACTTATTTAATAAACTATACCATCCCAAGAGCAGGAGAAGTGGCCAGAGCTTCTATACTTACCAATTACGAAGATGTACCTTTTGAAAAAGGTTTTGGAACTATTGTTGCCGAACGTATAGCAGATATGATAGTTATGCTAGGTATAATTGCGGTTACACTTTTTCTTCAATTTGAATTCATATATGGGTTTTTAATTGAAAAATTCAATCCAACAAAAATTATAATTGCACTGACTATAGGAGTTTTACTGGTTTTTTTCTTTTTAAGATATATAAAAAGGAGTCACTCTAAAATAGCTTTAAAAATTAGAGGGTTTGTTAATGGATTAATAGAGGGAGCACTTAGTATCTTTAAAATGAAAAAGAAATGGGCATTTATTTTTCATACGCTTTTTATATGGGCAATGTATGTGCTTATGTTTTATGTAACATCTTTTTCTATAGAAGAGCTACATGGTATTTCAATGGGAGCTATTTTAATAGGTTTTATTTCTGCAAGTTTTAGTATTGCAGCAACAAATGGAGGTATAGGCTCGTATCCTTTGGCTATTTATGCAGCCTTTTCAATTTTCGGAATTTCCGAAGAACCAAGCATTGCTTTTGGTTGGATTATGTGGGCATCCCAAACACTTATGATTATTGTTTTTGGAGGTATCTCACTAATTTATTTGCCTATTTACAATAGAATTAAGTCTAAATAG